Proteins encoded by one window of Dehalococcoidia bacterium:
- a CDS encoding winged helix DNA-binding domain-containing protein — protein MRHAPSRSHGRLGWLLAVYGPLALASSTRRRADLDDATLERGIALLRRALANGPLSRSALLARLAADGLALDPTSDAPVVLLVAAAHRGVIALAPGAGRTPTVILLDDWATVERAPRREAALGELARRYLRAFGPARAEDFAARSRLPSHDVRAGWEAIGGGIVEVTADGRPAWLLDRPDVEEGPPVVRLLPAFDTDLLGYRERSIAAEHAGKVKAAA, from the coding sequence GTGCGGCACGCTCCATCTCGTTCCCACGGCCGACTCGGCTGGCTGCTCGCGGTCTACGGGCCGCTTGCGCTCGCCTCCTCGACGCGAAGGCGCGCCGACCTGGACGACGCGACGCTCGAACGCGGCATCGCCCTGCTGCGGCGAGCGCTTGCGAACGGCCCGCTCTCCCGTTCGGCGCTGCTGGCGCGGCTGGCAGCGGACGGCCTTGCGCTCGACCCGACCAGTGATGCGCCGGTCGTCCTGCTCGTCGCGGCGGCGCACCGGGGAGTGATCGCGCTCGCGCCGGGCGCTGGCCGCACGCCAACGGTCATCTTGCTCGACGACTGGGCGACGGTCGAGCGCGCTCCGCGCCGCGAGGCGGCCCTCGGCGAACTGGCGCGCCGCTATCTGCGCGCCTTCGGTCCCGCCCGGGCCGAGGACTTCGCCGCCAGGTCGCGGCTGCCCAGCCACGACGTTCGCGCCGGCTGGGAGGCGATCGGCGGGGGGATCGTCGAGGTGACGGCGGACGGCCGGCCCGCCTGGCTCCTCGATCGGCCGGACGTCGAGGAGGGACCGCCGGTCGTCCGGCTGCTGCCGGCGTTCGACACCGATCTCCTCGGCTACCGCGAGCGGTCTATTGCTGCCGAGCATGCCGGCAAGGTCAAGGCGGCGGCCTGA
- a CDS encoding GYD domain-containing protein has protein sequence MAAYVILGNLTEKGAADIKAALTALRERTQRAAERGITVKALYVTQGVYDLAALVEGEEQAVMAGLFALAADGLVRTTTLRAFSLDEVDQILGRTA, from the coding sequence ATGGCCGCCTACGTGATCCTCGGCAATCTGACGGAGAAGGGTGCTGCCGACATCAAAGCAGCATTGACCGCCCTGCGCGAGCGGACCCAGCGCGCGGCGGAACGCGGGATCACGGTCAAAGCGCTTTACGTGACCCAGGGCGTGTACGATCTGGCTGCTCTCGTTGAAGGAGAAGAGCAGGCCGTGATGGCGGGGCTGTTTGCGCTGGCCGCTGACGGGCTGGTTCGGACGACGACGCTGCGCGCCTTCTCCCTCGACGAGGTGGACCAGATTCTCGGGCGGACAGCATAA
- the cysS gene encoding cysteine--tRNA ligase has protein sequence MRLFNTLTGRVEPFTPTSIPVRLYVCGVTPYDTTHLGHAFVYITFDVLIRLLEHDGTPVRYIRNVTDVDDPLFERARAIHEDWRQIVRGNMDRFHADMAALGARPPDVEPYVSNEIDGMIALIEALEARGYTYALGDRLYFRVSKFPGYGALGGLSREAQLQRAKETGNDPHLPGKENPLDFLLWQPSQPDEPAWDSPWGRGRPGWHIECSAMSSHYLGPQIDIHGGGADLIFPHHASEIAQSEAATGVRPFSRFWMHCGLVRLNGVKMSKSLGNLIFTRDLLAASGPDAVRLYLLSHHYREGWDHREADLAAARALADQLALFARSESPPTDQALRLRDAALAALRDDLNTPAAIAALRSMAEIGAPAGAAIREIGSILGLQFRPS, from the coding sequence ATGCGGCTGTTCAACACGCTGACGGGGAGGGTCGAGCCGTTTACGCCGACATCCATCCCGGTTCGGCTCTATGTCTGCGGCGTGACCCCCTACGACACGACCCATCTCGGGCATGCGTTCGTCTATATCACCTTCGATGTTCTGATCCGGTTGCTCGAGCACGATGGGACGCCGGTGCGCTATATCCGCAACGTCACCGACGTCGACGACCCGCTCTTCGAGCGGGCGCGCGCTATCCACGAAGACTGGCGCCAGATCGTCCGCGGCAATATGGACCGCTTTCACGCGGACATGGCTGCGCTCGGCGCGCGCCCGCCGGACGTTGAGCCCTATGTCTCGAACGAAATCGACGGCATGATCGCGCTGATCGAAGCGCTCGAAGCGCGCGGCTATACCTACGCCCTCGGCGACCGGCTCTACTTCCGCGTCAGCAAATTCCCCGGCTATGGCGCGCTTGGCGGCCTCTCCCGGGAAGCCCAGCTCCAGCGCGCAAAGGAGACAGGGAACGACCCGCATCTTCCGGGCAAGGAAAACCCCCTCGACTTTCTTCTCTGGCAGCCGAGCCAGCCCGACGAGCCCGCGTGGGACAGCCCGTGGGGACGCGGCCGGCCGGGATGGCACATCGAGTGCAGCGCCATGTCGAGCCACTATCTCGGGCCGCAGATCGACATTCACGGCGGTGGCGCCGACCTCATCTTCCCGCACCACGCCAGTGAGATCGCGCAGAGCGAGGCGGCGACCGGCGTGCGGCCGTTCTCCCGCTTCTGGATGCATTGCGGCCTTGTCCGCCTGAACGGGGTCAAAATGTCCAAGTCGCTGGGCAACCTGATCTTCACCCGCGACCTCCTTGCGGCAAGCGGACCGGATGCCGTTCGCCTCTATCTCCTCAGCCACCATTACCGCGAGGGATGGGATCACCGCGAGGCCGACCTCGCGGCTGCCCGCGCCCTCGCGGATCAGCTGGCGCTGTTCGCCCGCAGCGAGTCGCCGCCCACCGACCAAGCGCTCCGGCTCCGCGACGCAGCGCTTGCGGCCCTCCGCGACGACCTGAACACGCCGGCAGCGATCGCCGCCCTTCGCTCCATGGCTGAGATCGGCGCACCAGCAGGGGCAGCGATCCGCGAGATCGGGAGCATTCTGGGGCTCCAGTTTCGTCCGTCGTAG
- a CDS encoding glycosyltransferase, with protein sequence MNVSVVMATRNREALLRETIADALAQEPLPAEIVVVDGTPEHEPETDAYLAEVAGRIRHLRHSRPELIAARALGLEAATGEVILFIDDDVALPPGFVAAHAVPSAGRTVGAVAGRVVVQREVRRPLAAPPPPTGQGCDRVDRRDVAFGRGCNVSFRRAALLAAGGFDQRLTGNPAADEEDACFAVRRLGSRSVVDPAAWLIHRYAPTGGIRAAVRDQGDDLSSCRNTGYFASNNVGGLDFWRVLWNTCRTSTLSDRARRGGLGTLARRQALFWRGAVEGVRQFRRSGQRRVPLPSRRP encoded by the coding sequence ATGAACGTCTCGGTCGTTATGGCCACCCGCAACCGCGAAGCGCTCCTGCGCGAGACGATCGCCGACGCGCTGGCCCAGGAGCCGCTGCCGGCCGAAATTGTCGTCGTCGACGGCACGCCCGAGCACGAGCCCGAGACCGACGCCTATCTCGCTGAGGTCGCGGGACGTATCCGCCACCTTCGCCACAGCCGGCCAGAGCTGATCGCGGCGCGCGCTCTCGGCCTCGAAGCAGCGACTGGCGAGGTGATCCTATTCATCGACGACGACGTCGCCCTGCCGCCCGGCTTCGTCGCCGCCCACGCCGTCCCCTCCGCCGGTCGCACGGTCGGCGCCGTCGCGGGCCGGGTTGTGGTCCAGCGCGAGGTCCGCCGACCGCTGGCCGCGCCTCCTCCGCCGACCGGGCAGGGCTGCGACCGCGTCGACCGGCGGGACGTCGCGTTCGGCCGCGGCTGCAACGTGTCGTTCCGCCGCGCCGCGCTTCTTGCCGCCGGCGGGTTCGACCAGCGGCTGACGGGCAACCCCGCCGCGGATGAGGAAGACGCCTGCTTCGCGGTGCGGCGGCTCGGCTCTCGGAGCGTCGTCGACCCGGCCGCCTGGCTGATCCACCGCTACGCGCCGACCGGCGGCATCCGCGCCGCCGTCCGCGACCAAGGCGATGACCTTTCCTCCTGCCGCAACACGGGGTATTTCGCGAGCAACAACGTCGGCGGCCTCGATTTCTGGCGCGTGCTCTGGAATACGTGCCGGACCTCCACTCTGAGTGACCGGGCGCGCCGCGGCGGGCTCGGCACGCTGGCGCGCCGTCAGGCGTTGTTTTGGCGCGGCGCGGTCGAGGGCGTGCGCCAGTTCCGGCGCAGCGGCCAGCGGCGCGTGCCGCTGCCGTCTCGCCGCCCGTGA
- a CDS encoding glycosyltransferase has product MSRRPRLALVSTDVRRDLIDPLRFFRRVEIAHLARRSTYRDFEGDAGLRWYRSPADLVAQLAALRPDVVQPPEPVAARLLPASLAALAYCRLTATPLLAVTFENRPWEVKFGRLAPAVRAAAGLIFRAARVVVVLNEGARRNALAAGASPARLRRLLWGTWGVDLAEFSPGPAVDAPRLLFAGRLHEEKGITDLLDAFAEVRARLPAAQLTIAGDGPARGEAERRARAIGGVVLLGVVPNRKLPAVMRRSALVVSPSRTTPKWAEQVGMTNLQALACGVPVVTTWSGAIPEYTPPGAGAVLVPERDPAALAAAILRLLGDAPLRSQLGRLGRRLAEREYDAERNVRRAEALVLAVAG; this is encoded by the coding sequence GTGAGCCGCCGGCCGCGGCTGGCGCTAGTCAGCACCGACGTCCGGCGCGACCTGATCGACCCGCTGCGCTTCTTCCGCCGCGTCGAGATCGCGCACCTGGCGCGCCGGTCGACTTACCGCGACTTCGAGGGCGATGCCGGGCTGCGCTGGTACCGCTCGCCGGCTGACCTTGTCGCCCAGCTCGCCGCGCTGCGGCCCGATGTTGTCCAGCCGCCGGAGCCAGTTGCGGCGCGGCTCCTTCCCGCGAGCCTTGCCGCGCTCGCCTATTGCCGGCTGACGGCGACGCCGCTGCTCGCCGTCACCTTCGAGAACCGTCCGTGGGAGGTCAAGTTCGGCCGCCTCGCCCCGGCGGTGCGTGCCGCCGCCGGACTGATCTTCCGCGCCGCGCGCGTCGTCGTTGTCCTGAACGAGGGAGCGCGTCGGAACGCGCTCGCTGCCGGCGCCTCGCCGGCGCGGCTGCGGCGGCTGCTCTGGGGAACATGGGGCGTCGATCTCGCGGAGTTCTCGCCCGGGCCCGCAGTCGATGCGCCGCGTCTGCTGTTCGCGGGCCGGCTGCATGAGGAGAAGGGGATCACCGACCTGCTTGATGCCTTCGCCGAGGTGCGAGCGCGCTTGCCGGCGGCACAGCTGACAATCGCCGGAGATGGTCCGGCGCGAGGCGAGGCGGAGCGGCGGGCGCGCGCGATCGGCGGGGTGGTGCTCCTCGGCGTCGTCCCGAACCGGAAGCTGCCGGCCGTGATGCGTCGCTCGGCTCTTGTCGTCTCGCCCTCGCGCACGACGCCGAAGTGGGCCGAGCAGGTCGGGATGACCAATCTCCAAGCGCTTGCCTGCGGCGTGCCGGTGGTCACGACGTGGAGCGGCGCGATCCCAGAGTACACTCCCCCGGGCGCCGGGGCGGTGCTTGTCCCCGAGCGCGACCCAGCAGCGCTGGCGGCGGCAATCCTCCGGCTGCTCGGCGACGCGCCGCTGCGTTCGCAGCTGGGGCGCCTTGGCCGGCGTCTCGCCGAACGGGAGTACGACGCCGAACGGAATGTCCGTCGGGCGGAAGCGCTTGTCTTGGCGGTGGCGGGCTGA
- a CDS encoding DUF2029 domain-containing protein: MPFDASGYTFATPYLYPPIFAGLARPAALLPYPLARAGWLLLNVVLVAAATLGLARSLGLQRSALAAAFLALIAPPTLETLLYGQVNALLYALLATAVALPRAAGVAIGAASAIKLFPAVMLLALARARQTRQLLAAALTGLLAGVAGLALAGPARTAEYLTVVLPSASAAARPPANQSIQAVVGRLLIPSQHRYSAFTADDPQLVAFPALLDLPALAAPVGWGLAAAVLATTVVMLWRRSPDAPFGAALLVSAALLVTPLVWDHYLVLLFLPVLFLLAAARQRARHWQALLAGREALALALAALFLGVHRFWKPLTLLVAPSPLLLSFGMLAAATLWLAVLTSAPSKEQ; the protein is encoded by the coding sequence GTGCCGTTCGATGCGTCCGGCTACACCTTTGCTACCCCCTATCTCTACCCGCCCATCTTCGCTGGCCTCGCCCGCCCGGCCGCGCTGCTCCCTTACCCGCTCGCGCGGGCCGGATGGCTGCTGCTGAATGTCGTCCTCGTCGCAGCGGCGACCCTCGGCCTAGCGCGGTCGCTCGGGCTGCAGCGGAGCGCGCTTGCCGCTGCCTTCCTCGCCCTCATCGCGCCGCCGACCCTTGAGACACTGCTCTACGGCCAGGTGAACGCGCTGCTGTATGCGCTCCTCGCGACGGCAGTCGCGCTGCCGCGCGCTGCTGGCGTCGCGATCGGTGCGGCAAGCGCGATCAAACTGTTTCCCGCGGTCATGCTCCTTGCTCTCGCGCGGGCGCGGCAGACCCGGCAGCTGCTCGCGGCCGCGCTTACCGGCCTCCTCGCCGGGGTCGCTGGGCTTGCGCTCGCCGGCCCCGCCCGGACGGCCGAATATCTGACGGTCGTTCTGCCATCAGCTTCAGCGGCGGCGCGCCCGCCTGCCAACCAGTCGATCCAGGCGGTCGTGGGGCGGCTGCTCATTCCCAGCCAGCATCGCTATTCGGCGTTCACCGCCGACGACCCGCAACTTGTTGCCTTTCCCGCCCTCCTCGACCTGCCCGCGCTCGCCGCACCGGTCGGATGGGGGCTGGCGGCGGCCGTTCTCGCTACGACTGTCGTCATGCTCTGGCGGCGGTCGCCAGACGCGCCGTTTGGGGCGGCGCTCCTCGTCAGCGCGGCGTTGCTGGTGACCCCGCTCGTTTGGGACCATTATCTTGTGCTCCTCTTCCTGCCGGTGCTCTTCCTGCTTGCGGCGGCACGGCAGCGCGCGCGGCACTGGCAGGCGCTGCTTGCCGGGCGCGAGGCGCTTGCACTGGCGCTGGCCGCGCTGTTCCTCGGCGTGCACCGCTTTTGGAAGCCGCTGACGCTGCTCGTCGCGCCGTCGCCGCTGCTGCTCAGCTTCGGAATGCTCGCGGCGGCGACGCTCTGGCTCGCGGTGCTGACGAGCGCGCCCAGCAAGGAGCAGTGA